The genomic region GCCAAGTTGATGTCGTACTCGACGGCAAAGTGGGACATCGCTACTTCACTGGACAACCTCACCAAGGTCGTCGATCGATTCGCAGGCGAAGGTGGGTTTAATCGCTTCACCGAGGACCGCATTCAAAGTCGTTTCGACATCAGCCTTCGCGAAGACTTGATCCCGAACTTGACGGGACGCTACGTCAGCATGAAACGCTACCAAGAACCGGCGAACTGGAACTCCGCCGCTCGCCTCGATGCTTTGCAGGTCACGGACCCCGCCAAAATAGAAACGCTGATCGAGCGAGTGAAAGCTAAACTCCCGCCCGGTGAGTTGACCACCAAGAAGATCGCGGGGACGAAGGTGCACTTCATCAAAAGTCGCCCCCGCCCCAACCGCGAACTCCCCGAAACGATTCGCCGCCCCGAACGAAGTGTTTTCCTGTTGGACGACTATCTGATCCTGGCTAACAGTCGCGAAATCGTGGACGCTATTCTGGAAGCCCACTCCGGTACCGCCGACGGCCTGGCCATGGACAGCGACTTCGCGTTGCTCGCTTCGGAAGTGGGTGCCAAACTGGGATCTGAAAAGCCGTTCTACTTTGAATTCAGTCGCGACGCCGAAAACTACCGTGTCTTATACGAGATGGCGGCATCACCCAAGTCAGCCCGGCTAATCCAAGAACGAGCGGAGCAGAATGAGAAACTGGCCGGCTTCGCTGAATTGCTGCAAAGCAATCAACTGCCACCCTTCGACGACCTCCGCCGCTACTTCAACGTCAGCGGCATTTTCGGTTACAACGAACCGGGCGGTTTGCACTTTGGCATCATGAGCCTACGCCCGTTGGAATAGCCTACACGCAATTACGCGAGTAGACCTCGATAAGCGATTGAAGTAGTCCGACACAGCGCGGGTCAATTCCCGGCTACAATGAAACGAACTACTCCAACAGGCTTCGATCATGACAGAACTGCTCGCCGAATGTCCGCTCATCGTCTCGCTGATGTTGGGCGTCCTTGCCATTGGCCTGTTGTACGGTTGGTTGCAAACGGGCAAGAAACCGCTTGCCGCTGCCGGATTGCTTGTCGCCCTTTGCGTACCTGCAGCTTGGGCCATCTCAGAAAATTGGGTGACCGACCGTGAGCGGATTGAGATGGTGATTCACCAGCTTGCAATCGCAGTCGAGTCCAACGATCACGACACCGCGTTGGCAATCATCGCCGACGAAGCAACCCAACGGCAAGCTGCTGCTGAACTTCCACAATGGATATTTTCGGAAGCCAAAGTGGGCAGCATTCGCAGCATCGACATCACCAATGACATGGACCCCGCCCAGGCCGATGTCGACATGACCGTCAAAGTCCAAGTCAGCAGTAAGCGGGGCGGCATGCAAAACATCCGAGTACCACGTCGCTTGTTACTCACGTTTGAAAAACGGGGCGACAACGATAGCATCTACGGTGGCTGGGTCGTGATCCGCTATCGACACCTGCCCATCGTCGGAAATGCCGACGGATACACCACCACTCCGATTCCCACTTCGCTCTAACGATCGACCGACGATGCCGTTCCCCCAATTTATCTCACTCGACGGAATCGACGGTGTCGGCAAGTCAACTCAAATCCAACTGCTCACCCAGCGTCTAACCGAAGCGGGACAAGACGTCCTGGTCGTCCGCGATCCGGGGTCGACTGAAATCGGCCAAAAACTGCGTGCCCTGCTGCTCGACAGCGACTTGCACATGAACCGCCTCACCGAGGCGATGCTGTTCATGGCCAGCCGCACCGAAATGATCGAGTCCATCCTGCGACCCGCTTTGGCGGCCGGAAAAACCGTGATCTCCGACCGGTTTCTACTCGCCAACGTGGTCTACCAAAGCACCGGCGATCTGCGGCCAGGATCCAAACCAACCGTTGCACCGGAAACGCTCTGGCAGATGGGCCGGATCGCCTGTGGCGGCTTGTCTCCTGACCTGACTCTCGTCTTGGATATGCCTGCCGAAGTCTCGCTAAAGCGACTCGATGGCCCAGCCGATCGCATGGAAGCCCGAGGCACCGATTACATGAACGCCGTCCGCAATGCGTTCTTGGCCCAGCTTCCCCACACGGGCGGACGCGGTGTCGTCATCGACGCCGACGACACGCCGGAAGGGGTCGCCGAGCGAATTTGGACCGCCGTCCACGGTTCCTGATCGCTTTACGAAGCTGTACCGAAAAGTAGTCTCGGTTGCTAGTGGCCCTGGCTACCGTTGGCTGCCGAGACCGTGACGATGGTGTGCTTGTACGAGGGACAATTGCTGAACTCGTCCGTGCTGCCCATCGGAATCAACGGATTCGCTTCGGGAAAGTACATCGCCAGGCACTGCCGAGGGATCGGATACGGCACCACTTTGAAACCACGAACTTGCCGAGTCTTCCCTTCAAAAAGACTGGCCACATCCACTGACTGTTCGGCCGTCAAACCAAGTTCATCCATGTCCGCTTGGTTCATCATCACGACTTGCCGCGCGTTGTAGATACCTCGATAGCGATCGTGTAGCCCATAGATCGTCGTGTTGAATTGATCGTGACTTCGCACGGTGGTCATCGCAAACTGACCAGGACCAACCTCTTCGGGCGGAATCGGATTGACCGTGAAGACGGCCTTCCCGGTCGGCGTGGGGAACTGACGTTCGCGAGGCCCGTTGGGTAGATAAAAACCGCCATCTTGTCGAACGCGAATGTTGTAGTCTTCGAAACCCGGAATGACTTGAGCAACCGCATCGCGGATTTGATCGTAGTCATTCGCCCAACCCAGCCAATCCACCTTCATTCGATCACCCAACGTCGCGTGCGCGAGACGACAGATGATCTCGGTTTCGTTCATCAACTCCGCCGAGGCCGGTTCGAAACGACCAGTCGTCCGCTGCACGACGCCCATTGAGTTTTCGGTGCTGGACAACTGCAAACATTCGGTCTTGCCATCGGCATCCACTCGCACGTCACGTTCAGTGCGTCCCAAGCACGGCAAAATCAAGGACTGACGGCCTGTAGCCAAATCAGCTCGGTTCAACTTCGTTCCGATACGGACCGTTAAATCCGTGTTCTGCAGTGCCTCCGCGGCATAACGTGTGTCCGGCATCGCCATCAAGAAGTTACCGCCCAACGAAACAAACACCTTCAACTTGCCTTCATGCATCGCGATCGCCGACGAGTGCGAATCGAAACCATGATGACGGGGCGGCTCAAACTGAAACACTTCCTGCATCCGATCCAGCAAGGGCTTCTTGGGTTGCTCCCACACTCCCATCGTGCGGTCACCCTGCACATTGGAATGCCCACGAACACAACACGCACCCGCGCCCGGTTTACCGATCGCGCCCCGCAACAATAGCAAGTTCAGAAACTCTTGAACGTTCTGGGTTCCATTGCGATGCTGAGTCACGCCCAAGCACCAACAAATGATGATCCGTTCCCGGTCGCGAACCAGTTTCGCCACGGTGGTGATTTGATCCCGACCGATCCCACTTCGCCGAACAATATCGTTCCATTCGGCCGCCCGGACATCGGCCAGTAAGTCGTCTAAGTCGATCGTGTGTTGTTCCACAAAGTCGCGGTCAATGATCCCGCCTTGGGCGTCATCCCATTCCACGAGCTGCTTTAGGATTCCCTTGAACAGCGGAATGTCGCCATTGATTTTGACCTGTAAAAACTCATCGGTTAGCTGGGTCGATTTCCCCAACATTCCACCCACTTCTTGCGGGTTCATGAATCCCATCATCCCCGCTTCGGGCAACGGGTTAACCAAAATCACCTTCGCACCAGCACGCTTGGCCTGCTGCAGAGCGGTTAACTGGCGTGGATGATTCGTGCCAGGATTCTGGCCCACCACAAATACCAATTCCGCCTTTTTGAAATCTTCCAACAACACCGTCCCTTTGCCGTGGCCAAACATCCGAGTCATCGCTCGCCCGCTCGACTCGTGACACATGTTGGAACAGTCCGGCATGTTGTTGGTGCCCAATCCACGGGCAAACACCTGGAACGCAAAAGCGGCCTCGTTGGTCGCTTTGCCGGAAGTGTAAAAACAAGCTTCATCCGGAGAATCAAGTCCCTGCAATTGGTCGGCGACCATACCGAAAGCTTCGTCCCAAGAAATCGGCTGATAGTGTGTCGCGTTTTCTCGCAACACCATCGGCTCAGTCAATCGCCCCTGTTGTTCGAGCCAGTAATCCGAGTGCCGGGACATCTCACTGACGGAATACCGTTCGAAAAAGGAGCGTGTGATCCGACGCTTGTCGGATTCATGCGCGACCGCCTTGGCTCCGTTCTCACAAAATTCAAACGCCGACCGCTCCTTGTCCGGGTCCGGCCATGCACAGCCTGGACAATCAAAACCATCGCCTTGATTGATCTGCAACATTGGCAGCGTGCCACGCAACGGGCCGGCCTCGCCAATCGCATAGCGAAAGCTGCTCAGCACCGCCGGTAAACCAGTTC from Neorhodopirellula lusitana harbors:
- the tmk gene encoding dTMP kinase, with amino-acid sequence MPFPQFISLDGIDGVGKSTQIQLLTQRLTEAGQDVLVVRDPGSTEIGQKLRALLLDSDLHMNRLTEAMLFMASRTEMIESILRPALAAGKTVISDRFLLANVVYQSTGDLRPGSKPTVAPETLWQMGRIACGGLSPDLTLVLDMPAEVSLKRLDGPADRMEARGTDYMNAVRNAFLAQLPHTGGRGVVIDADDTPEGVAERIWTAVHGS
- a CDS encoding FdhF/YdeP family oxidoreductase, whose protein sequence is MSTTVPPSSSDVIAVQADSPSLDNGHGPIELIPTEEDGLLKQKPVKTRGTGLPAVLSSFRYAIGEAGPLRGTLPMLQINQGDGFDCPGCAWPDPDKERSAFEFCENGAKAVAHESDKRRITRSFFERYSVSEMSRHSDYWLEQQGRLTEPMVLRENATHYQPISWDEAFGMVADQLQGLDSPDEACFYTSGKATNEAAFAFQVFARGLGTNNMPDCSNMCHESSGRAMTRMFGHGKGTVLLEDFKKAELVFVVGQNPGTNHPRQLTALQQAKRAGAKVILVNPLPEAGMMGFMNPQEVGGMLGKSTQLTDEFLQVKINGDIPLFKGILKQLVEWDDAQGGIIDRDFVEQHTIDLDDLLADVRAAEWNDIVRRSGIGRDQITTVAKLVRDRERIIICWCLGVTQHRNGTQNVQEFLNLLLLRGAIGKPGAGACCVRGHSNVQGDRTMGVWEQPKKPLLDRMQEVFQFEPPRHHGFDSHSSAIAMHEGKLKVFVSLGGNFLMAMPDTRYAAEALQNTDLTVRIGTKLNRADLATGRQSLILPCLGRTERDVRVDADGKTECLQLSSTENSMGVVQRTTGRFEPASAELMNETEIICRLAHATLGDRMKVDWLGWANDYDQIRDAVAQVIPGFEDYNIRVRQDGGFYLPNGPRERQFPTPTGKAVFTVNPIPPEEVGPGQFAMTTVRSHDQFNTTIYGLHDRYRGIYNARQVVMMNQADMDELGLTAEQSVDVASLFEGKTRQVRGFKVVPYPIPRQCLAMYFPEANPLIPMGSTDEFSNCPSYKHTIVTVSAANGSQGH